In Ovis canadensis isolate MfBH-ARS-UI-01 breed Bighorn chromosome 11, ARS-UI_OviCan_v2, whole genome shotgun sequence, one genomic interval encodes:
- the PPP1R1B gene encoding protein phosphatase 1 regulatory subunit 1B, with product MDPKDRKKIQFSVPAPPSQLDPRQVEMIRRRRPTPAMLFRLSEHSSPEEEASPHQRASGEGHHLKSKRPNPCAYTPPSLKAVQRIAESHLQSISNVGENQASEEEDELGELRELGYPREEEEEEEEEDEEEEEEDSQAEVLKGSRGSAGQKTTYGQGLEGPWERPPPLDGPQRDGSSEDQVEDPALNEPGEEPQRPAHPEPGT from the exons ATGGACCCCAAAGACCGCAAGAAGATCCAGTTCTCCGTGCCCGCGCCCCCCAGCCAGCTCGACCCCCGCCAGGTGGAGATG ATCCGGCGCAGGAGACCAACGCCTGCCATGCTGTTCCGGCTCTCAGAGCACTCCTCACCAG AGGAGGAGGCCTCACCCCACCAG AGAGCCTCAGGAGAGGGGCACCACCTCAAGTCGAAGAGACCCAATCCCTGTGCCTACACACCCCCCTCGCTGAAAG CTGTGCAGCGCATTGCTGAGTCTCACCTGCAGTCCATCAGCAATGTGGGTGAGAACCAGGCCTCGGAGGAGGAGGATGAGCTGGGGGAGCTGCGGGAACTGGGCTACccgagagaggaagaggaggaggaagaggaggaggatgaagaggaggaggaggaggacagccAGGCGGAAGTCCTGAAGGGCAGCAGGGGGTCTG CTGGGCAGAAGACAACTTATGGCCAAGGTCTGGAGGGTCCCTGGGAGCGCCCGCCTCCTCTGGATGGGCCCCAGAGAGACGGAAGCTCTGAGGACCAAGTGGAAGACCCAGCATTGAATG AACCTGGGGAGGAGCCACAGCGCCCTGCCCACCCTGAGCCTGGCACATAG